In a genomic window of Halalkalicoccus sp. CG83:
- a CDS encoding DNA-3-methyladenine glycosylase family protein, with protein MDDDAKSVLRRDPVMARIIDEREPYVEPEWDDGFERLVVSIINQQLSTASAAAVKERVFALFDGPVTPEAVLAADEEALREAGLSYTKVEYARNAAEAFLERDLTPEGLADHTDEEVIAELTRIKGVGEWTARMYLLFVLEREDVLPLGDLAVRRGIERLYGDGEELTREEMREIAEAWRPHRSAATKYIWADYEADD; from the coding sequence ATGGACGACGACGCGAAAAGCGTCCTCCGGCGCGACCCCGTGATGGCGCGGATCATCGACGAACGGGAGCCGTACGTCGAACCCGAGTGGGACGACGGGTTCGAGCGACTGGTCGTCTCGATCATCAACCAACAGCTCTCCACGGCGAGCGCCGCCGCCGTCAAGGAACGCGTCTTCGCGCTGTTCGACGGGCCGGTGACGCCCGAGGCCGTGCTCGCCGCCGACGAGGAGGCGCTTCGCGAGGCCGGACTCAGCTACACGAAGGTCGAGTACGCGAGGAACGCGGCCGAGGCGTTCCTCGAGCGCGACCTCACGCCGGAGGGGCTCGCGGACCACACCGACGAGGAGGTGATCGCGGAACTGACCCGCATCAAGGGCGTCGGCGAGTGGACCGCCCGGATGTACCTGCTGTTCGTCCTCGAACGTGAAGACGTCCTCCCGCTCGGCGATCTCGCGGTGCGACGCGGTATCGAGCGCCTCTACGGCGACGGCGAGGAGCTCACGCGCGAGGAGATGCGCGAGATCGCAGAAGCGTGGCGTCCCCATCGGTCGGCCGCGACGAAGTACATCTGGGCCGACTACGAGGCCGACGACTGA
- a CDS encoding class-III pyridoxal-phosphate-dependent aminotransferase: MDRDTAEPVVETMPGERARRWAAHHRRTAANSTYVYDFVWDVTADAEGPFCTDVDGNVLLDFTSHVAAAPLGYNNPLLMERFEEFDLVDPTKIAGQDFYVGSPGTPADPEFPGPTQLMDRLRELTSHLGMDRVFLSNSGAEAVENAIKICYDASGGSRGVVFEGGFHGRTLGALSLNRSKSVQRKGYPELSGIADVPFCRDRHCSPESCDCGFFRDGSSALREKLDPETGHLPLEDLAYVIVEPVQGEGGYRIPSEPFMEELAAVSSEHGVLLIADEIQTGLGRTGEMWGSDHFAIEPDVITCAKGLRVGATVSNDAVFPEENARISSTWGAGDVVASMQGALTIDAIREADLLENARVRGRELVERLSDAGGEGVVDVRGLGLMIAVEFDSKDRREAVIEAALRRGLLTLGCGHRSIRLLPPLDVTEREIELGAELLCAAIDDVASESTGTGR, from the coding sequence ATCGACAGGGACACCGCGGAGCCGGTCGTCGAGACGATGCCGGGCGAGCGCGCCCGGCGGTGGGCCGCCCACCACCGACGGACGGCCGCGAACAGCACCTACGTCTACGACTTCGTCTGGGACGTCACCGCCGACGCCGAGGGGCCGTTCTGTACCGACGTCGACGGCAACGTCCTGCTCGACTTCACGAGCCACGTCGCCGCCGCCCCGCTCGGCTACAACAACCCGTTGCTGATGGAGCGCTTCGAGGAGTTCGATCTCGTCGATCCGACGAAGATCGCCGGCCAGGACTTCTACGTCGGCTCGCCAGGGACGCCGGCGGACCCCGAGTTTCCGGGTCCGACCCAGCTGATGGACCGGCTGCGCGAGCTGACGAGTCACCTCGGGATGGATCGGGTCTTCCTCTCGAACTCGGGGGCCGAGGCGGTCGAGAACGCGATCAAGATCTGCTACGACGCGTCGGGCGGGAGCCGAGGCGTCGTCTTCGAGGGCGGCTTTCACGGGCGCACGCTCGGCGCGCTCAGCCTCAACCGCTCGAAGTCCGTCCAACGGAAGGGCTACCCCGAGCTATCAGGGATCGCGGACGTGCCGTTCTGTCGCGATCGGCACTGTAGTCCCGAGAGCTGTGACTGTGGCTTCTTCCGCGACGGGAGCTCCGCGCTCCGCGAGAAGCTCGATCCCGAGACCGGCCACCTGCCGCTCGAGGACCTCGCCTACGTGATCGTCGAACCCGTCCAGGGCGAGGGTGGCTACCGGATCCCCAGCGAGCCGTTCATGGAGGAGCTCGCGGCGGTCAGTTCGGAACACGGCGTGCTACTGATCGCCGACGAGATCCAGACGGGACTGGGCAGGACGGGCGAGATGTGGGGATCGGATCACTTCGCGATCGAACCCGACGTGATCACGTGCGCGAAGGGGCTCCGCGTCGGCGCGACGGTCTCGAACGACGCGGTGTTCCCCGAGGAGAACGCGCGGATCTCCTCGACGTGGGGAGCCGGCGACGTCGTCGCGTCGATGCAGGGCGCGCTGACGATCGACGCGATCCGCGAGGCGGACCTGCTCGAGAACGCCCGCGTCCGGGGCCGGGAACTGGTCGAGAGGCTCTCGGACGCCGGGGGCGAGGGCGTCGTCGACGTCCGCGGGCTCGGACTGATGATCGCCGTCGAGTTCGACTCGAAGGATCGACGCGAGGCGGTCATCGAGGCCGCCCTGAGGCGGGGGCTGTTGACGCTCGGCTGCGGGCACCGAAGCATCCGGTTGTTGCCGCCGCTCGACGTCACCGAGCGCGAGATCGAACTCGGTGCCGAACTGCTGTGCGCTGCGATCGACGACGTCGCATCGGAATCCACCGGGACGGGGCGCTGA
- a CDS encoding MgtC/SapB family protein, translating into MTSAESVFTVALDGPLVRILLAAALGLFLGLEREWSHKSAGIRTFSLIGLLGAVFTILEEPLLLVVGGLLVSAQGLLLAVRGLLDEDRGLSLTTGVSMLVAYGVGVLVGTGLFIEGVTVAILSSMLLVLKRELHSFAWGMSRAELRSSAEFAVLAFVIYPLLPPGSVDVGAGGFSVAVEPRVIWLMVVTVAGIGIVNYAIVRSYGGRGIAVTGFFGGLASSTAVVGTMLDHVRQHPAAASYAAAAILLADAAMAFRNLAIAVAFTIDAPLYGVIVPLGAVVVGSVAIAAAIADWGEEIEMKLESPFSLRNALGFGAIFLLIVVSGAFAEAYLGTAGFYATAALSGLVSSAGAATSAVVLYRTGALAYDVTVVAILLATASSIMVKAMLAATSSDRAFTRQVAIWSGALLVVTAVSAALVAL; encoded by the coding sequence GTGACAAGTGCCGAGTCGGTGTTCACCGTCGCGCTCGACGGTCCGCTCGTCCGGATCCTGCTGGCGGCGGCGCTCGGACTGTTCCTCGGGCTCGAACGCGAGTGGTCGCATAAGTCCGCCGGGATCCGCACGTTCTCGTTGATCGGCCTGCTCGGTGCGGTCTTCACCATCCTCGAGGAGCCGCTGTTGCTCGTGGTCGGCGGTCTGCTCGTCTCCGCGCAGGGGCTGTTGCTCGCGGTGCGGGGGTTGCTCGACGAGGACCGGGGGCTCTCGCTGACCACCGGCGTCTCGATGCTCGTCGCCTACGGCGTGGGGGTGCTCGTCGGCACGGGGCTGTTCATCGAAGGAGTGACGGTGGCGATCCTCTCCTCGATGCTCCTGGTGTTGAAACGCGAACTCCACAGCTTCGCGTGGGGGATGAGCCGCGCGGAGCTCCGTTCGAGCGCGGAGTTCGCCGTGCTCGCGTTCGTGATCTACCCGCTGTTGCCGCCCGGGTCGGTCGACGTCGGCGCCGGCGGGTTCTCGGTCGCGGTCGAACCGCGCGTGATCTGGCTGATGGTCGTCACCGTCGCGGGGATCGGCATCGTCAACTACGCGATCGTTCGCTCCTACGGCGGGCGCGGCATCGCGGTCACCGGCTTCTTCGGCGGGCTCGCCTCCTCGACCGCCGTCGTCGGAACGATGCTCGATCACGTCCGTCAGCACCCCGCGGCGGCCTCCTACGCGGCGGCAGCGATCCTGCTCGCCGACGCGGCGATGGCGTTTCGCAACCTGGCGATCGCGGTGGCGTTCACCATCGATGCGCCCCTCTATGGCGTGATCGTCCCGCTCGGAGCGGTGGTGGTCGGTAGCGTCGCCATCGCCGCCGCGATCGCCGACTGGGGCGAGGAGATCGAGATGAAACTCGAGAGCCCGTTCTCGCTTCGAAACGCCCTCGGGTTCGGGGCGATCTTCCTGCTGATCGTCGTCTCGGGGGCGTTCGCGGAGGCGTATCTCGGCACCGCCGGCTTCTACGCGACCGCGGCGCTCTCGGGGCTGGTCTCGAGCGCCGGCGCAGCGACCTCGGCGGTCGTGCTCTATCGGACCGGCGCGCTCGCATACGATGTGACGGTGGTCGCCATCCTGCTCGCGACGGCCTCGAGCATCATGGTGAAGGCGATGCTCGCCGCGACGAGCTCCGACCGAGCGTTCACGCGACAGGTCGCGATCTGGAGCGGCGCCCTGTTGGTCGTGACGGCCGTCTCGGCCGCGCTCGTGGCGCTGTAG
- a CDS encoding PadR family transcriptional regulator produces MHDLTGFQRDLLYTIAGEEEPHGLAIKEVLEAYYGKEIHHGRLYPNLDTLVDKGLVEKGERDRRTNYYALTRRGRQEIEARREWEAQYVEP; encoded by the coding sequence ATGCATGATCTGACGGGATTTCAACGGGATCTGCTCTATACCATCGCCGGGGAGGAGGAGCCCCACGGACTGGCGATCAAGGAGGTACTCGAGGCGTACTACGGGAAGGAGATCCACCACGGACGGCTCTACCCGAACCTCGATACGCTGGTCGATAAGGGGCTGGTGGAGAAGGGCGAGCGCGACCGGCGGACGAACTACTACGCCCTGACCCGCAGGGGCCGCCAGGAGATCGAAGCCCGGCGAGAGTGGGAGGCGCAGTACGTCGAGCCGTAG
- a CDS encoding DUF7117 family protein, whose amino-acid sequence MEIRGNRECADCGTRWSYYETGEVTCPDCGSLRSVGRDDERRLHTDGPATFDLSSAREALADRPLVETADDVREQCRRYRRRRGFVREGELLDLDETYLVASELEVAIGEYDRTLSSGALDAATDDEEQLYLLSLLEIDRPPADRVPRTFESARGLAYARAVEEYRTDVLEWLDATDATEPAVRSALERLEDHRRRVEALDGAVDPTTAERLVEVAREIGRYLREGELALARAQDRLDSLG is encoded by the coding sequence ATGGAGATCCGCGGCAATCGCGAGTGCGCCGACTGCGGGACGCGCTGGTCGTACTACGAGACGGGTGAGGTCACCTGTCCCGACTGTGGCTCGCTTCGCAGCGTCGGTCGCGACGACGAACGCCGGCTGCACACCGACGGTCCCGCCACGTTCGATCTCTCGTCCGCCAGGGAGGCGCTCGCCGACCGCCCGCTCGTCGAAACGGCCGACGACGTCCGCGAGCAGTGTCGGCGCTACCGACGCCGACGCGGTTTCGTCCGGGAGGGCGAGCTGCTCGACCTCGACGAGACGTATCTGGTGGCGAGCGAACTCGAGGTTGCGATCGGCGAGTACGATCGAACGCTCTCCTCGGGGGCGCTCGACGCCGCGACCGACGACGAGGAGCAGCTCTACCTCCTCTCGCTGCTCGAGATCGACCGGCCGCCGGCCGATCGGGTCCCGCGGACGTTCGAGTCCGCCCGCGGGCTCGCCTACGCGCGGGCGGTCGAGGAGTATCGGACGGACGTCCTGGAGTGGCTCGACGCGACCGATGCGACCGAGCCCGCCGTCCGCTCCGCGCTCGAGCGGCTCGAGGACCACCGTCGTCGCGTCGAGGCGCTCGACGGGGCCGTCGACCCGACGACGGCCGAACGGCTGGTGGAGGTGGCACGCGAGATCGGCCGGTATCTCCGCGAGGGCGAACTCGCGCTCGCGCGCGCACAGGACCGGCTCGACTCGTTAGGGTAG
- a CDS encoding bifunctional methylenetetrahydrofolate dehydrogenase/methenyltetrahydrofolate cyclohydrolase, which translates to MTTIIDGERVASEIRDALGGSIETLADAGVRPGLATVLMGDDPASETYVNMKQRDCEEVGIEGVHVDVDGDAPAEELYETIDELNADPAIHGYLVQAPVPDHIDYREVLRRIDPTKDLDGFHPENVGRLVAGDARFKPCTPHGIQKLFEAYDVETEGADVTIVGRSEIVGKPMANLLMQKADGGNATVTVCHSRTRNLEEKTRDADVVIAASGVTELIDGSMLSEGAVVIDVGISRVEADNERGYELVGDVEFESAREKASAITPVPGGVGPMTRAMLLYNAVMAASEREGVAVELP; encoded by the coding sequence ATGACGACGATCATCGACGGGGAGAGGGTCGCGAGCGAGATCCGCGACGCGCTCGGGGGATCGATCGAGACGCTCGCCGACGCGGGCGTCCGACCGGGGCTCGCGACGGTGCTCATGGGCGACGATCCCGCGAGCGAGACCTACGTGAACATGAAACAGCGCGACTGCGAGGAGGTCGGCATCGAGGGCGTCCACGTCGACGTCGACGGCGACGCACCCGCCGAGGAGCTCTACGAGACGATCGATGAGCTCAACGCCGATCCCGCGATCCACGGCTACCTCGTCCAGGCCCCGGTCCCCGACCACATCGACTACCGCGAGGTACTGCGGCGGATCGACCCGACGAAGGACCTCGACGGCTTCCACCCCGAGAACGTCGGTCGGCTGGTCGCCGGCGACGCGCGTTTCAAGCCGTGTACCCCCCACGGGATACAGAAGCTGTTCGAGGCGTACGACGTCGAGACCGAGGGTGCTGACGTGACGATCGTGGGCCGATCCGAGATCGTCGGCAAGCCGATGGCGAACCTGCTGATGCAGAAGGCTGACGGCGGAAACGCCACCGTCACCGTCTGTCACTCCCGGACGCGGAACCTCGAGGAGAAGACCCGCGATGCGGACGTCGTCATCGCCGCCTCCGGGGTGACGGAGCTGATCGACGGCTCGATGCTCTCGGAGGGCGCCGTGGTGATCGACGTCGGCATCAGCCGCGTCGAGGCGGACAACGAGAGGGGCTACGAGCTCGTCGGCGACGTCGAGTTCGAGAGCGCGCGCGAGAAGGCGAGCGCGATCACGCCCGTCCCGGGCGGGGTAGGTCCGATGACCCGCGCGATGTTGCTCTACAACGCCGTCATGGCCGCCTCGGAGCGCGAGGGCGTAGCGGTCGAGCTACCCTAA
- a CDS encoding DUF6789 family protein gives MALLGSNEDEGGEVPSSESDAVKAAESTPVFTARSLIRAVQGGLFATFVMTAFRLPILRSLPPSANFWAKYVGSGHPEEYTGMGAVLHVLYGVSFGALFGLLYPRMNLPRSATETEGVVWGAIFGLALSAFGERVMLQRMLDMDLEADAETIFHASHAVYGIALGAWVGSRIDPDPDYEEYEHSQ, from the coding sequence ATGGCACTGTTAGGTTCGAACGAGGACGAAGGCGGAGAGGTACCGTCCTCGGAGAGCGATGCGGTGAAGGCAGCCGAATCGACGCCGGTCTTCACCGCCCGGTCGTTGATCCGGGCCGTCCAGGGCGGGCTGTTCGCGACGTTCGTGATGACCGCGTTCCGGCTGCCGATCCTCCGGTCGCTGCCGCCCTCCGCGAACTTCTGGGCGAAGTACGTCGGAAGCGGCCACCCCGAGGAGTACACGGGGATGGGGGCCGTCCTTCACGTCCTCTACGGGGTGAGCTTCGGCGCGCTGTTCGGCCTGCTCTATCCGCGGATGAACCTCCCGCGGTCGGCGACCGAGACCGAGGGCGTCGTCTGGGGGGCGATCTTCGGGCTCGCGCTCTCGGCGTTCGGCGAGCGCGTGATGCTCCAGCGGATGCTCGATATGGATCTCGAGGCGGACGCGGAGACGATCTTCCACGCCTCCCACGCCGTCTACGGCATCGCGCTCGGCGCCTGGGTCGGTTCGCGGATCGACCCCGACCCCGACTACGAGGAGTACGAACACAGCCAGTAG
- a CDS encoding molybdopterin-dependent oxidoreductase — protein sequence MGRFSLPARLVDWTLFALVCFEVASGVASLTVGRPEHRWLFYVHGIAGLTLVVLLFWKLRRVRRRITDRSRWDRTTPVSILAALVAVAALATGVLWAFGFHWRVGYWEFLMLHMALGLLLLPLALVHLAGRYRPPERTDFEGRRTALTYLALAATGTLAWRAQSAISRLLDTPGADRRFTGSRERGSLAGNAFPTTSWVADDPDPVDPDDWSLTVGGATATELDLAYDDLAPAERKRTTLDCTSGWYSVQDWTGVRIGDLLDAVEPDERARYVRFRSVTGYRWSLPIEEARDALLATHVGDEPISHGHGFPLRVVTPGRRGFQWVKWVESVEVHERYDYGQWVVIFTSGFS from the coding sequence ATGGGCCGGTTCTCGCTGCCAGCGCGGCTCGTCGACTGGACGCTGTTCGCGCTGGTCTGCTTCGAGGTCGCCTCCGGAGTGGCGAGCCTCACCGTCGGCCGGCCCGAACACCGCTGGCTGTTCTACGTTCACGGGATCGCCGGGCTGACGCTCGTCGTCCTGCTGTTCTGGAAGCTCCGACGGGTGCGCCGGCGGATCACGGACCGCTCGCGCTGGGACCGGACCACGCCCGTCTCGATCCTCGCCGCGCTGGTCGCCGTCGCCGCGCTCGCCACCGGGGTTCTCTGGGCGTTCGGCTTCCACTGGCGAGTCGGCTACTGGGAGTTCCTCATGCTCCACATGGCGCTCGGCCTGCTCCTGTTGCCGCTCGCGCTGGTCCATCTCGCCGGGCGGTATCGCCCGCCCGAACGGACGGACTTCGAGGGCCGGCGCACCGCACTGACGTATCTCGCCCTCGCCGCGACGGGAACGCTCGCCTGGCGCGCCCAGAGCGCGATCAGCCGGCTGCTCGACACGCCCGGGGCCGACAGACGGTTCACCGGATCGCGCGAACGGGGGAGCCTCGCGGGCAACGCCTTTCCCACCACCAGCTGGGTCGCTGACGATCCCGACCCGGTCGATCCCGACGACTGGTCGTTGACGGTCGGCGGCGCCACCGCTACGGAACTGGACCTCGCGTACGACGACCTCGCGCCCGCCGAGCGCAAGCGGACGACGCTCGACTGTACGAGCGGCTGGTACTCGGTACAGGACTGGACCGGCGTCCGGATCGGCGACCTGCTCGACGCGGTCGAGCCCGACGAACGGGCGCGCTACGTGCGGTTCCGATCGGTGACGGGTTATCGCTGGAGTCTGCCGATCGAGGAGGCCCGCGACGCCCTGCTTGCCACCCACGTCGGCGACGAACCGATCAGCCACGGCCACGGCTTTCCCCTCCGCGTCGTCACGCCCGGCCGGCGCGGCTTCCAGTGGGTGAAGTGGGTGGAGTCGGTCGAGGTCCACGAACGCTACGACTACGGCCAGTGGGTCGTCATCTTCACCAGCGGGTTCTCGTAG
- a CDS encoding zinc-binding dehydrogenase, whose translation MQARVIDGFGDGDVFETREVETPEPGPGEVRISVAASSVNPVDYKIRRGDLPDFAPAFPAILGCDVAGTVDAVGEGVSEFEPGDEVYGMPGGVAGSPGALAEYTIADADVIASAPESLSLPEAAALPVVALTAWEMLIDKADVGPEDVVLVYGGSGGVGHVGVQIANAVGARVIATGSTEEKRAISEELGADATVDYTEQSVEEYVDAHTDGTGFDVVFDPIGDAHLQTAFEAVRPYGRVATTESSSTQDLSAMHANALSLDVVLAILPILQDERQARLGDELREIAALVDDGDLEPLLDERRYGFSEVGEAHQRLEAGEGVGKIVLENDL comes from the coding sequence ATGCAGGCACGCGTGATCGACGGTTTCGGCGATGGGGACGTCTTCGAGACGCGCGAGGTCGAGACGCCCGAACCCGGGCCCGGCGAGGTCCGGATCTCGGTCGCGGCCTCGAGCGTCAACCCGGTCGACTACAAGATCCGGCGGGGCGACCTGCCCGACTTCGCCCCGGCGTTCCCCGCGATCCTGGGCTGTGACGTCGCCGGCACGGTCGACGCCGTCGGCGAAGGTGTCTCCGAGTTCGAGCCAGGCGACGAGGTCTACGGCATGCCCGGCGGCGTTGCGGGCAGCCCCGGTGCACTGGCCGAGTACACGATCGCCGACGCCGACGTGATCGCGTCCGCACCCGAGTCGCTCTCGCTCCCGGAGGCCGCCGCGCTTCCCGTGGTCGCGCTCACCGCCTGGGAGATGCTGATCGACAAGGCGGACGTCGGTCCCGAGGACGTCGTGCTCGTCTACGGCGGCTCGGGCGGCGTCGGCCACGTCGGCGTCCAGATCGCGAACGCGGTCGGCGCCCGGGTGATCGCGACCGGTTCCACCGAGGAGAAACGCGCCATCAGCGAGGAACTCGGCGCGGACGCCACCGTCGACTACACCGAGCAGTCGGTCGAGGAGTACGTCGACGCCCACACCGACGGCACGGGCTTCGACGTCGTCTTCGACCCGATCGGCGACGCCCACCTCCAGACCGCGTTCGAGGCAGTTCGTCCCTACGGCCGGGTCGCCACCACCGAGTCGAGTTCGACCCAGGACCTGAGCGCGATGCACGCGAACGCCCTCTCGCTCGACGTCGTGCTCGCGATCCTACCGATCCTGCAGGACGAACGACAGGCCCGCCTCGGCGACGAACTGCGCGAGATCGCCGCTCTAGTCGACGACGGGGATCTCGAGCCGCTGCTCGACGAGCGACGGTACGGCTTCAGCGAGGTCGGCGAGGCCCACCAACGGCTCGAGGCCGGCGAGGGCGTCGGCAAGATCGTCCTCGAGAACGACCTCTGA
- a CDS encoding Na+/H+ antiporter NhaC family protein: MSDSTDTDVMSGFGREEQERPHIEFYGGRGMSAVPIVFFIVWAIAQTALWRISDTEGLVAGMLIGLIVGMLFAKGNWKTYANTIFEGMTQPVAVTAIVAWLWAGMFAETLQVGGFVEGLVWLADATGVGAVLFPAMTFVLAAVLATGIGTGYGTTIAFVTLFFPAGVLLGANPVLLFGAILSGAIFGDNLAPVSDTTIVSAVTQDSDIGGVVASRFKYAIIAAAIAFGAYILAGAVMPGVDVSGDAQQILLDQSRPIGLVHLLSMAMVIGTAVAGRHIVEAISWGIITAVVLNVVLGLSTAAEIVVFRAPADAPLAEPLAFLPILEIVEDPEAVGVGGSILEGAVGFFALSILVLLIIAAAQIMIRGGAFQAILDWSLDRLATNVRNAELTMVGSSALINAVITINTAAEVAIGPFISKVGERFNINGYRRANILDAQTSALGYIFPWSGGVLVGYTAMAELPGQFDWFTAGMVVNPVQVVPFVFHGWLLVTVFVLAAITGFGREYLTDRESEEVARL; encoded by the coding sequence ATGAGCGATTCGACAGACACGGACGTCATGAGCGGGTTCGGCCGAGAGGAACAGGAGCGGCCGCACATCGAGTTCTACGGTGGACGCGGCATGAGCGCGGTCCCGATCGTCTTCTTCATCGTGTGGGCGATCGCCCAGACCGCGCTCTGGCGCATCTCCGACACCGAGGGCCTGGTCGCGGGCATGCTGATCGGACTGATCGTCGGGATGCTGTTCGCGAAGGGCAACTGGAAGACGTACGCGAACACCATCTTCGAGGGGATGACCCAGCCGGTCGCCGTGACGGCGATCGTCGCCTGGCTCTGGGCGGGCATGTTCGCCGAGACGCTCCAGGTCGGCGGATTCGTCGAGGGACTGGTCTGGCTCGCGGACGCCACCGGCGTCGGCGCGGTGCTCTTTCCCGCGATGACGTTCGTGCTCGCGGCGGTGCTCGCGACCGGCATCGGCACCGGCTACGGGACGACGATCGCGTTCGTCACGCTGTTCTTCCCGGCCGGCGTGTTGCTCGGGGCGAACCCCGTATTGCTGTTCGGCGCGATCCTCTCGGGGGCGATCTTCGGCGACAACCTCGCGCCCGTCAGCGACACGACGATCGTGAGCGCCGTCACCCAGGACTCGGACATCGGTGGCGTCGTCGCCTCGCGGTTCAAGTACGCGATCATCGCCGCGGCGATCGCCTTCGGGGCGTACATCCTGGCGGGCGCGGTGATGCCGGGCGTCGACGTTTCGGGCGACGCCCAGCAGATCCTCCTCGATCAGAGCCGGCCGATCGGGCTCGTCCACCTGCTCTCGATGGCGATGGTGATCGGCACCGCCGTCGCCGGCCGTCACATCGTCGAGGCGATCTCCTGGGGGATCATCACCGCGGTCGTCCTGAACGTCGTGCTCGGGCTCTCGACGGCCGCGGAGATCGTCGTCTTCCGCGCGCCGGCGGACGCGCCGCTCGCGGAGCCACTCGCGTTCCTGCCGATCCTCGAGATCGTCGAGGACCCCGAGGCCGTCGGCGTCGGCGGCAGCATCCTCGAGGGCGCGGTAGGATTCTTCGCGCTGTCGATCCTCGTCCTGTTGATCATCGCCGCCGCCCAGATCATGATCCGCGGGGGGGCGTTCCAGGCGATCCTCGACTGGTCGCTCGATCGCCTCGCGACCAACGTGCGAAACGCCGAGCTCACGATGGTCGGCTCCTCGGCGCTGATCAACGCGGTGATCACGATCAACACCGCCGCCGAGGTCGCGATCGGTCCGTTCATCTCGAAGGTCGGCGAGCGGTTCAACATCAACGGCTACCGCCGGGCGAACATCCTCGACGCCCAGACGTCCGCGCTGGGGTACATCTTCCCCTGGTCCGGCGGCGTCCTCGTCGGCTACACGGCGATGGCGGAGCTGCCGGGCCAGTTCGACTGGTTCACTGCCGGGATGGTCGTCAACCCCGTGCAGGTCGTACCGTTCGTCTTCCACGGCTGGCTGCTCGTCACCGTCTTCGTGCTCGCGGCGATCACCGGCTTCGGCCGCGAGTATCTCACCGACCGCGAGAGCGAGGAGGTGGCCCGACTATGA
- a CDS encoding DUF7513 family protein — protein sequence MSFLSKYLRGWKFRTTHPTLQPGSEVNVFLAEYDPGEDRGVAFIGDTRLYVKNAEPEHVEKRIRVAVREFEPDDSIGRGEFVAVVGESSYTE from the coding sequence ATGAGCTTCCTCTCGAAGTACCTGCGCGGCTGGAAGTTCCGCACCACCCACCCGACGCTGCAGCCCGGTTCGGAGGTCAACGTCTTCCTCGCGGAGTACGATCCCGGGGAGGATCGAGGGGTCGCGTTCATCGGCGACACCCGGCTCTACGTGAAGAACGCCGAGCCGGAGCACGTGGAAAAGCGGATCCGCGTCGCCGTCAGGGAGTTCGAGCCCGACGACTCGATCGGTCGCGGCGAGTTCGTCGCGGTCGTGGGCGAGAGCTCCTACACCGAGTAA
- a CDS encoding luciferase domain-containing protein, whose protein sequence is MEFTIGEREIGHVHGSRVLDVDFPRRVKDALIAEGNTNDHRFAGGWTSFSLDSEAVSNGRFDCCGAPRSTPR, encoded by the coding sequence GTGGAGTTCACGATCGGTGAGCGAGAGATCGGCCACGTCCACGGCAGTCGGGTGCTCGACGTCGACTTCCCGAGGCGCGTGAAGGACGCCCTGATCGCCGAGGGAAACACGAACGACCACCGCTTCGCGGGCGGCTGGACGAGCTTCTCCCTCGACTCGGAGGCGGTCTCGAACGGGCGGTTCGACTGCTGTGGAGCTCCTCGCTCTACACCGCGCTGA